One Spinacia oleracea cultivar Varoflay chromosome 4, BTI_SOV_V1, whole genome shotgun sequence DNA segment encodes these proteins:
- the LOC110784236 gene encoding glucan endo-1,3-beta-glucosidase 14, whose protein sequence is MGFFSCFFFISLALLSHHVLIVNGFTGTYGVNYGRIADNLPPPESVVTLLKAAKIKNTRIYDADHSVLTALADSGIEIIVGLGNEFLKDIAANGERAVDWIKENVEPFIPKTKIVGIAVGNEILGSTGGQDLWEALVPAVKNVYIALDRLNLASSVQVSSPHSEAVFATSYPPSAGAFREEILPYMKPLLQFFSQVGSPFYINAYPFLAYISDPTHIDINYALFKKNPGIYDPKTKLHYDNMFMAQIDAAYAALEKVGYEKMEVIVSETGWASKGDPSEDGATLKNARTYNYNLKKLLYKKKGTPYRPHTPIKAYVFALFNENLKPGPTSERNFGLFKPDGSVAYHIGFTGISSSAPSFKAIGGQGWFGCSYLLVITICTASILLNVIS, encoded by the exons ATGGGGTTCTTCTCTTGTTTCTTCTTCATCTCCCTCGCTCTCCTCTCTCACCATG TACTAATTGTAAATGGATTCACCGGAACATACGGAGTAAACTATGGAAGAATAGCCGATAATCTCCCACCACCGGAAAGTGTAGTAACACTCCTTAAAGCCGCAAAGATAAAGAACACAAGAATTTACGACGCTGATCACAGTGTTCTAACGGCGTTAGCCGACAGTGGAATCGAAATCATAGTAGGACTTGGAAATGAATTCTTGAAAGACATAGCAGCTAACGGAGAACGTGCCGTTGATTGGATAAAAGAAAACGTCGAACCATTTATTCCTAAAACTAAAATCGTTGGTATAGCGGTTGGAAATGAAATATTAGGTAGTACGGGTGGGCAAGACTTATGGGAAGCCCTAGTACCCGCAGTGAAAAATGTCTATATTGCCCTTGACCGTTTAAACCTAGCTAGCTCGGTCCAAGTCTCGAGCCCTCACTCAGAGGCTGTATTTGCCACGTCATACCCTCCCTCGGCAGGGGCATTTAGGGAAGAAATATTACCGTACATGAAACCACTTTTACAATTCTTTTCACAAGTTGGTTCCCCTTTTTACATCAATGCTTACCCATTCTTAGCTTATATTAGTGACCCGACCCATATTGATATAAACTACGCCCTTTTTAAGAAAAACCCGGGTATTTACGACCCGAAGACGAAACTTCACTATGATAACATGTTCATGGCTCAGATTGATGCTGCTTATGCTGCGTTAGAGAAGGTCGGGTATGAGAAGATGGAGGTGATCGTGTCGGAAACCGGGTGGGCTTCGAAAGGGGATCCGAGTGAAGATGGGGCGACGTTAAAGAATGCAAGGACTTATAATTATAATTTGAAGAAGTTGTTGTATAAGAAGAAAGGTACACCTTATAGACCACATACTCCTATAAAGGCATATGTGTTTGCCTTGTTTAATGAGAATTTGAAGCCTGGGCCCACTTCTGAGAGGAACTTTGGGTTGTTTAAGCCTGATGGTAGTGTTGCTTATCATATTGGATTTACTGGCATTTCTTCCTCAGCTCCTTCGTTTAAG GCAATTGGAGGTCAAGGATGGTTTGGGTGCTCCTATTTATTGGTGATCACAATTTGTACAGCCTCAATACTTTTGAATGTAATCTCCTGA
- the LOC130459565 gene encoding G-type lectin S-receptor-like serine/threonine-protein kinase SD2-5 — protein MTKHLLFCYILVIFVCFPLKISSANIQQVSQIKPGFQATEKEWENHNGMFLISKNSTFSFGFYTSVDAPFFVLVVMHIFSSTVIWTANRGVLVDNSAKFVFDKNGNTYLHNTTSVIWSSNTTNLGVTSMELKDNGNLVLLSKNQTIVWQSFDQPTDTLVLGQSFSEKMSLKSFPYELNLHYHLMFKSGDLVLFAGYRTPQVYWIMSNDTRKSVRKPGGKVSSATLMGNSWNFFDEKGELHWQFNISEQYDPNALWAAVLGSTGTIEFYNLQEAKSDIAESFKIPSGSCTTPSSCSPFKSCFLENLCQCPVVLSSFTDCKPRIPPFCDKNNNNNNVTEISPPVHLLDVGSRFDYPALGYTKPHQKSSISECKSACLHNCSCITMFYENSSRSCFMFGTIGSLRQPGVGATGYYLFVKVLNEIGSNNNTDSKGLLLPAKGNGYDVRSTIIIFVIVIGTILIVSGLIGCGFWYYRENRGSLVLEPSREEAMGEDSFYDTMTGVPIRYSYNDLDVATKNFSVKLGQGGFGSVYLGLLDDGTKLAVKKLEGVGQGKKEFRAEVSIIGSVHHVHLVKLKGFCAEGVNHRLLVYEYMENGSLDRWIFSKNNDQGKFFLDWEKRFNIALGTAKGLAYLHDMCDVKIIHCDIKPENVLLDENFVAKVSDFGLAKLMNKEQSHIVATLRGTRGYLAPEWITNCSISEKSDVYSYGMVLLEIIGGRKNYDPNCEIKEKAHLPSYAFKMMEQGRMDLILDSRLMLEDEDEDDVRVSILIKVALWCIQDDKSVRPSMTRVVQMLEGLCPVLQPPIPSQSASRIFTGLLRNSGAKSQIRSWRGAYNSTGNSTSVSEVQLSGPR, from the coding sequence atgacaaaacatctttTGTTCTGTTACATTTTAGTCATTTTTGTTTGCTTTCCTTTAAAAATTTCAAGTGCAAACATTCAACAAGTTAGCCAGATTAAGCCTGGATTCCAAGCAACAGAAAAAGAGTGGGAAAATCACAATGGCATGTTTTTAATCTCAAAAAACTCAACCTTTTCCTTTGGATTTTACACTAGTGTTGATGCCCCATTTTTTGTTCTAGTAGTAATGCACATTTTTAGCTCCACAGTTATTTGGACTGCTAATAGAGGTGTTTTAGTTGATAATTCAGCTAAATTTGTTTTCGACAAAAATGGAAACACTTATTTACACAACACCACCTCTGTTATTTGGTCTTCAAACACCACTAACCTAGGAGTCACATCAATGGAGTTAAAGGATAACGGAAATTTAGTCTTACTTAGTAAAAATCAAACTATTGTATGGCAAAGTTTCGATCAACCTACTGATACACTCGTTTTAGGCCAATCATTTTCTGAAAAAATGAGTCTTAAAAGTTTCCCGTATGAACTAAACCTGCATTATCATCTCATGTTTAAGTCTGGTGATTTGGTTTTATTCGCGGGTTATAGAACTCCACAAGTTTACTGGATCATGTCAAATGATACCCGAAAATCTGTCAGAAAACCAGGTGGGAAAGTCTCATCTGCAACCTTGATGGGAAACTCTTGGAACTTTTTTGATGAAAAGGGTGAATTACACTGGCAATTCAACATCTCAGAGCAGTATGACCCGAATGCATTATGGGCCGCGGTGTTGGGCTCAACGGGTACCATAGAATTTTACAATCTACAGGAAGCAAAATCAGATATAGCAGAGTCATTTAAGATTCCTTCAGGATCATGCACAACACCATCTTCTTGTTCACCTTTCAAATCATGTTTCCTTGAGAATTTATGTCAGTGTCCTGTAGTTCTCTCATCTTTTACTGATTGCAAACCTCGAATTCCACCTTTTTgtgataaaaataataataataataatgtcaCAGAAATTTCACCACCAGTTCATCTGTTAGATGTAGGGTCAAGGTTTGATTACCCTGCACTCGGGTATACAAAACCACATCAGAAATCCAGTATTAGTGAATGCAAATCTGCTTGCCTACACAATTGTTCTTGTATTACAATGTTCTATGAGAATTCTTCTAGAAGTTGCTTCATGTTTGGCACAATAGGAAGCCTTCGACAACCTGGTGTAGGGGCAACAGGTTATTACCTCTTCGTTAAGGTCTTGAATGAAATAGGTAGTAATAACAATACTGACAGTAAAGGGTTGTTACTTCCAGCAAAAGGAAATGGTTATGATGTTAGGTCTACAATCATAATTTTTGTTATAGTTATTGGAACTATATTGATTGTATCTGGTCTAATCGGATGTGGGTTTTGGTACTACCGCGAAAACAGAGGATCACTTGTATTAGAACCTTCAAGAGAAGAAGCTATGGGGGAGGACAGCTTCTACGATACAATGACAGGAGTTCCTATTCGTTATAGCTATAATGATCTAGATGTTGCAACAAAAAACTTCAGTGTGAAGCTTGGTCAAGGAGGATTTGGGTCTGTTTACTTGGGTTTGTTAGATGATGGGACTAAATTAGCTGTGAAAAAACTTGAAGGAGTTGGGCAGGGGAAGAAGGAATTCAGAGCAGAAGTTAGCATCATTGGAAGTGTTCATCATGTTCATTTAGTAAAACTCAAGGGCTTCTGTGCTGAGGGAGTTAACCACCGACTTCTGGTATACGAGTACATGGAAAACGGGTCATTAGATCGGTGGATCTTCAGTAAGAACAACGATCAAGGGAAGTTTTTCTTGGATTGGGAAAAAAGGTTCAACATTGCTTTAGGGACGGCGAAAGGGTTAGCTTATTTGCACGATATGTGTGATGTTAAGATCATACATTGCGATATAAAGCCAGAAAATGTTCTCCTTGATGAAAATTTCGTAGCAAAAGTTTCAGATTTTGGGTTAGCGAAACTAATGAACAAGGAACAGAGTCATATAGTTGCAACATTGAGAGGTACAAGGGGTTACTTAGCACCTGAATGGATCACAAATTGCAGTATCTCAGAGAAAAGTGATGTTTATAGTTATGGTATGGTTTTGTTAGAGATAATTGGTGGGAGGAAGAATTATGATCCAAATTGTGAAATTAAAGAAAAGGCTCATTTACCATCATATGCTTTTAAAATGATGGAACAGGGGAGAATGGATTTGATATTGGATTCGAGGTTGATGttagaagatgaagatgaagatgatgtaAGGGTGAGTATATTGATTAAAGTTGCTCTTTGGTGTATTCAGGATGATAAATCAGTTAGACCATCTATGACTCGAGTTGTGCAAATGCTTGAAGGTCTTTGCCCTGTTCTTCAACCTCCGATTCCTTCTCAATCGGCTTCTAGAATCTTTACTGGGTTGTTAAGGAATTCTGGTGCTAAAAGTCAGATTAGGTCATGGCGTGGTGCTTACAATTCTACAGGTAATAGTACGTCTGTTTCAGAAGTTCAGCTTTCAGGACCAAGATGA